One stretch of Armigeres subalbatus isolate Guangzhou_Male chromosome 2, GZ_Asu_2, whole genome shotgun sequence DNA includes these proteins:
- the LOC134217749 gene encoding ejaculatory bulb-specific protein 3-like, translated as MKFFITIALALFAVAAAQDENMYTSKYDNINLDEILMSDRLFKNYYNCLTDAGPCTPEGNELKRVLPEALEQSCAKCSQKQRDSGVRAIKYVTENRPDEWKILLARFDPENKYVAQYLAEAEKEGIKL; from the coding sequence ATGAAGTTCTTCATCACTATCGCACTGGCACTGTTTGCCGTTGCTGCTGCCCAGGACGAAAACATGTACACCAGCAAGTACGACAACATCAACCTGGATGAGATTCTGATGTCCGACCGTCTGTTCAAGAACTACTACAACTGCCTGACCGACGCCGGTCCGTGCACTCCCGAAGGCAACGAGCTGAAACGGGTTCTGCCGGAAGCGTTGGAGCAGTCCTGTGCCAAGTGCAGCCAGAAGCAGCGTGATTCGGGTGTACGGGCCATCAAATACGTGACCGAGAACCGCCCGGACGAGTGGAAGATTCTGCTGGCCCGTTTCGATCCGGAGAACAAGTACGTCGCCCAGTACCTGGCCGAAGCCGAGAAGGAGGGAATCAAGCTGTGA